One window of Staphylococcus chromogenes genomic DNA carries:
- a CDS encoding L-lactate permease, with protein MLVHSYDPFQNLAISALIASIPIILFLLCLTLFKMKGIYAAITTLAVTIVITLFIFKLPVGNVSGGIIEGFYQGILPIGFIVMMAVWLYKLTTATGQFSVIQDSITAISEDQRIQLLLIGFAFNAFLEGVAGFGVPIAICAVLLIQLGFKPLQAAMLCLVANGAAGAYGAIGIPVGVVDTLNLPGGITALSVSQALNLTLPILSIVTPFLLVFIIDGFKGIKETLPAILVMVIPFVALQIIFNQFLGPELVDIIPPLAAMGALALFSKKFQPKHIFRLNENEQHTTTKHAFKDIVYAWSPFIILTILVLIWSSKSFKGLFLEGGALSFLNIQFPIPGTMNDVTNQPVMLTFNIIAQTGMALLIAGIITILLSKQVNFKQAFSLLGEAFKELWLPILTICFILAIAKLTTYGGLTSAMGQAIAKTGAVFPFLSPILGWIGVFMTGSVVNNNVLFAPIQASVAPQVGTSGALLVGANTAGGAIAKLISPQSIAIATAAVKEVGQESALLKMTLKYSVGLLVFFCIWTLILSFFLS; from the coding sequence ATGTTAGTTCACAGTTATGATCCATTTCAAAACCTTGCAATTTCTGCATTAATTGCAAGTATCCCCATTATACTATTTTTACTATGTTTAACCCTATTTAAAATGAAAGGGATTTACGCAGCGATTACAACATTAGCTGTTACAATCGTTATCACATTATTTATATTTAAACTTCCAGTAGGCAATGTCTCTGGTGGTATTATTGAAGGTTTCTATCAAGGTATTTTACCTATCGGTTTCATCGTAATGATGGCAGTTTGGTTGTATAAGTTAACGACAGCAACGGGTCAATTTTCTGTCATTCAAGATAGTATTACGGCGATTTCCGAAGACCAACGTATTCAATTATTACTTATCGGTTTTGCCTTCAACGCATTTTTAGAAGGTGTTGCTGGTTTCGGTGTGCCGATTGCGATTTGTGCCGTATTATTAATTCAATTAGGATTCAAACCATTACAAGCAGCGATGCTTTGTTTAGTGGCAAATGGTGCTGCAGGTGCTTATGGTGCGATTGGTATACCAGTAGGTGTTGTTGACACATTAAATTTACCTGGTGGCATTACAGCATTAAGTGTGTCTCAAGCCTTAAACTTAACATTACCTATTTTAAGTATTGTAACACCATTCTTATTAGTCTTTATTATTGATGGTTTTAAAGGCATTAAAGAAACGCTCCCTGCAATTTTAGTCATGGTCATTCCATTTGTAGCGTTGCAAATTATTTTCAACCAATTTTTAGGACCTGAACTCGTAGATATTATTCCACCACTTGCAGCAATGGGTGCGTTGGCTTTATTCTCTAAAAAGTTCCAACCGAAACACATTTTCAGACTCAATGAAAACGAACAACATACAACGACAAAACATGCTTTCAAAGACATTGTATATGCATGGAGTCCATTTATCATATTAACAATTTTAGTATTAATTTGGAGTTCTAAATCTTTCAAAGGTTTATTCCTTGAAGGTGGCGCACTCTCGTTCTTAAACATTCAATTTCCAATTCCTGGCACAATGAATGATGTGACAAACCAACCTGTCATGTTAACATTTAACATCATTGCACAAACAGGTATGGCCTTATTAATTGCAGGTATTATTACGATTTTACTTTCAAAACAAGTGAATTTTAAACAAGCGTTCTCTCTATTAGGAGAAGCATTTAAAGAATTATGGTTACCAATTCTTACAATTTGTTTTATTTTGGCAATTGCCAAATTAACAACATACGGTGGTTTAACAAGTGCAATGGGACAAGCGATTGCTAAAACAGGTGCCGTCTTCCCATTCTTATCACCTATTTTAGGATGGATTGGGGTATTTATGACAGGTTCTGTTGTGAATAACAATGTTCTGTTCGCACCAATTCAAGCTTCAGTAGCACCGCAAGTGGGTACGAGTGGTGCATTACTTGTAGGGGCTAACACAGCGGGTGGTGCGATTGCGAAATTAATTTCACCACAGTCTATAGCGATTGCCACAGCAGCTGTTAAAGAGGTTGGTCAAGAATCAGCATTATTGAAAATGACACTTAAATACAGTGTAGGTTTACTCGTCTTCTTCTGTATTTGGACACTGATCTTATCTTTCTTCCTTAGCTAA